The Streptomyces sp. NBC_01244 genome contains a region encoding:
- a CDS encoding TrmH family RNA methyltransferase translates to MSEQRGETDGIEDTERQWREIAGREELVLLDGFHALKHALRFGAEVRLAVAEDPDAVRGLARELAPDVEAQVARLVRRAPLKGLLARVHPTGVAALAVRPGRAEGRARLDARPRTAPIVVLDNPRNLGNVGAVVRLAAGFGATGVITRGDLDPWHPHVVRAGAGLHYATTVDRVELGTLPSGPLYALDPEGEDIRALTLPDEALLAFGSERHGISPELRARADHLVSLPMRPQVSSYNLATSVAMALFHWGGPRENA, encoded by the coding sequence ATGAGTGAGCAGCGCGGGGAAACCGATGGCATCGAGGACACCGAACGGCAGTGGCGGGAGATTGCCGGGCGGGAGGAGCTCGTGCTGCTCGACGGGTTCCACGCGCTGAAGCACGCCCTGCGGTTCGGGGCGGAGGTCCGGCTGGCCGTCGCCGAGGACCCGGACGCCGTACGGGGCCTCGCGCGCGAGCTGGCTCCGGACGTGGAGGCGCAGGTGGCCCGGCTGGTGCGGCGCGCTCCGCTCAAGGGGCTGCTGGCGCGGGTGCACCCCACCGGAGTGGCGGCCCTCGCGGTCCGGCCCGGCCGGGCCGAGGGACGGGCCCGGCTCGACGCACGGCCCAGGACGGCCCCGATCGTGGTGCTCGACAACCCCCGCAACCTGGGCAACGTCGGAGCCGTCGTCCGGCTCGCCGCCGGCTTCGGCGCCACCGGCGTGATCACCCGGGGGGATCTGGACCCCTGGCACCCCCATGTGGTCCGGGCCGGCGCGGGGCTGCACTACGCCACCACCGTGGACCGGGTGGAGCTCGGCACGCTGCCGTCCGGCCCGCTGTACGCCCTCGACCCGGAGGGCGAGGACATCCGCGCCCTCACCCTCCCGGACGAGGCCCTGCTCGCCTTCGGCTCCGAACGCCACGGCATCTCGCCCGAGCTGCGCGCCCGCGCCGATCACCTGGTGTCCCTGCCGATGCGGCCGCAGGTCTCCAGCTACAACCTGGCCACAAGCGTGGCCATGGCCCTCTTCCACTGGGGCGGGCCCAGGGAGAACGCCTAG
- the paaN gene encoding phenylacetic acid degradation protein PaaN, translating into MAAELTVPQLSAKHRPTLDQALATIRSRAYWSPHPEHPKAYGETAPADGLAAFEALRGTRLDLGQPGTDGWTGAETSPYGVELGVEYPHVDPEVLLPAMRAGMGAWRDAGPEARALVCIEILARISARTHEFAHAVMHTSGQAFMMAFQAGGPHAQDRGLEAIAYAYEEQTRVPGQADWSKPQGKKDPLELGKTFTAVPRGISLMIGCNTFPTWNGYPGIFASLATGNPVLVKPHPRAVLPLALTVQVAREVLADAGFDPNLVALAVERPGEGIAKELAVRPEIKVIDYTGSTEFGDWLETNARQAQVYTEKAGVNTVVLDSTDNYKGMLSNLAFSLSLYSGQMCTTPQNLLIPRDGIETDAGHKSYDEVVSDLAGAVGGLLGDDARANALLGALVNPDVKARLEAAAGLGEVALASREVTNPEFPDAVVRTPVMVKLDSAPKYWDGADESAPYLSECFGPVSFAVAVDSTQSALELLRRTIREKGAMTVGAYTTSADTERAIEEVCLEESAQLSLNLTGGVYVNQTAAFSDFHGSGGNPAANAALCDGAFVSNRFRVVEVRRQG; encoded by the coding sequence ATGGCCGCCGAGCTCACCGTCCCCCAGCTGTCCGCCAAGCACCGGCCCACCCTGGACCAGGCGCTGGCCACGATCCGCAGCCGCGCCTACTGGTCCCCGCACCCCGAGCACCCCAAGGCGTACGGGGAGACCGCGCCGGCCGACGGCCTCGCCGCCTTCGAGGCGCTGCGCGGCACCCGGCTCGACCTCGGACAGCCCGGCACCGACGGCTGGACGGGCGCGGAGACCTCCCCCTACGGCGTGGAGCTCGGCGTCGAGTACCCGCACGTGGACCCGGAGGTGCTGCTGCCCGCCATGCGGGCCGGCATGGGTGCCTGGCGCGATGCCGGGCCCGAAGCGCGCGCCCTGGTCTGCATCGAGATCCTGGCCCGGATCTCGGCGCGGACGCACGAGTTCGCGCACGCGGTCATGCACACCAGCGGCCAGGCCTTCATGATGGCGTTCCAGGCGGGCGGCCCGCACGCACAGGACCGCGGCCTGGAGGCCATCGCCTACGCCTACGAGGAGCAGACCCGCGTCCCCGGGCAGGCCGACTGGTCGAAGCCGCAGGGCAAGAAGGACCCGCTGGAGCTCGGCAAGACCTTCACGGCCGTGCCGCGCGGCATCTCCCTGATGATCGGCTGCAACACCTTCCCCACCTGGAACGGCTACCCGGGCATCTTCGCCTCTCTGGCCACGGGTAACCCGGTGCTGGTCAAGCCGCACCCGCGCGCCGTGCTCCCGCTGGCGCTGACCGTCCAGGTGGCCCGCGAGGTTCTGGCGGACGCCGGCTTCGACCCGAACCTGGTCGCGCTGGCCGTGGAGCGTCCGGGCGAGGGCATCGCCAAGGAGCTCGCCGTCCGCCCCGAGATCAAGGTCATCGACTACACCGGGTCCACCGAGTTCGGCGACTGGTTGGAGACCAACGCCCGCCAGGCGCAGGTCTACACGGAGAAGGCCGGCGTCAACACCGTCGTCCTGGACTCCACCGACAACTACAAGGGCATGCTCTCCAACCTGGCCTTCTCCCTCTCCCTCTACAGCGGCCAGATGTGCACCACCCCGCAGAACCTGCTGATCCCGCGCGACGGCATCGAGACCGACGCCGGGCACAAGTCCTACGACGAGGTCGTCTCCGACCTCGCGGGCGCGGTCGGCGGCCTGCTCGGCGACGACGCGCGGGCCAACGCCCTGCTCGGCGCGCTGGTCAACCCGGACGTGAAGGCCCGCCTGGAGGCCGCGGCCGGGCTCGGCGAGGTCGCGCTGGCCTCGCGCGAGGTCACGAACCCGGAGTTCCCGGACGCCGTGGTGCGCACGCCGGTGATGGTGAAGCTGGACTCCGCGCCGAAATATTGGGATGGGGCCGACGAGTCCGCCCCCTACCTCTCCGAGTGCTTCGGCCCGGTCTCCTTCGCGGTCGCGGTCGACTCCACGCAGAGCGCCCTCGAACTGCTGCGGCGCACCATCCGCGAGAAGGGCGCCATGACGGTCGGGGCGTACACCACGTCCGCGGACACCGAGCGGGCCATCGAGGAGGTCTGCCTCGAGGAGTCGGCGCAGCTCTCGCTGAACCTGACGGGCGGGGTCTATGTGAACCAGACCGCGGCCTTCTCCGACTTCCACGGCTCCGGCGGCAACCCCGCTGCGAACGCCGCACTGTGCGACGGGGCGTTCGTGTCGAACCGCTTCCGCGTGGTGGAGGTCCGCCGCCAGGGCTAG
- a CDS encoding 3-hydroxyacyl-CoA dehydrogenase: MTAIERSRTVAVVGAGTMGQGIAQVALLAGHPVLIYDINATLAADAVGFVQDRVERMAAKGRLDRAEAEHAIGRIASAAGLAELAGAALVVEAVVEDAAVKRALFAALEEVVSPEALLATNTSSLSVTELAAGLAHPGRFLGLHFFNPAPLLPLVEVVSGFATDPAAASRAYSTVLGWGKTPVRCADTPGFIVNRIARPFYAEAFAVYEEQGADPATIDAVLRESGGFKMGPFALTDLIGQDVNEAVTRSVWESFFRSPKFTPSLAQRRLVQSGRLGRKSGHGWYPYGPDAKAPAPHTAGPEDAPAKVTVVGDLGPAAGLLDLLEEAGIAVTAVEHGGPYIQLPGEGQLVLADGKTAIEFADVVYFDLAFDYRGATRIALSVSEDTSERTLAEAVGLFQKLGKKVSVIGDVPGMIVARTVAMLIDLTADAVARGVAGAEDIDTAMRLGVNYPAGPAEWHDRLGRDWAYDLLHHLDERCPGGRYAPSLALYKLGYAAGSEDEEGADDEAGETA, from the coding sequence ATGACAGCAATCGAGCGGTCCCGCACAGTGGCGGTCGTCGGCGCCGGCACCATGGGGCAGGGCATCGCCCAAGTCGCCCTCCTCGCAGGTCACCCCGTGCTGATCTACGACATCAACGCCACGCTCGCCGCCGACGCGGTCGGCTTCGTCCAGGACCGCGTCGAGCGGATGGCCGCCAAGGGCCGGCTGGACCGCGCCGAGGCCGAGCACGCGATCGGCCGGATCGCATCGGCGGCCGGGCTCGCGGAGCTGGCCGGCGCGGCCCTCGTGGTGGAGGCGGTCGTCGAGGACGCCGCCGTCAAGCGGGCCCTGTTCGCGGCGCTCGAAGAGGTGGTTTCACCGGAGGCCCTGCTGGCCACGAACACCTCCTCCCTCTCGGTCACCGAGCTCGCCGCCGGACTCGCGCACCCCGGCCGCTTCCTGGGCCTGCACTTCTTCAACCCGGCCCCGCTGCTCCCGCTGGTCGAGGTGGTCTCCGGGTTCGCGACGGACCCCGCCGCCGCGAGCCGCGCGTACTCCACCGTCCTGGGCTGGGGGAAGACGCCGGTGCGCTGCGCCGACACCCCGGGCTTCATCGTCAACCGGATCGCCCGGCCCTTCTACGCCGAGGCCTTCGCGGTGTACGAGGAGCAGGGCGCCGACCCGGCGACCATCGACGCCGTGCTCCGCGAGAGCGGCGGCTTCAAGATGGGCCCCTTCGCGCTGACCGACCTGATCGGCCAGGACGTCAACGAGGCCGTCACCCGCTCGGTGTGGGAGTCCTTCTTCCGCAGCCCCAAGTTCACCCCCTCGCTCGCGCAGCGCCGGCTGGTCCAGTCGGGCCGCCTCGGCCGCAAGTCGGGTCACGGCTGGTACCCCTATGGCCCGGACGCGAAGGCCCCGGCCCCGCACACCGCAGGCCCCGAGGACGCGCCCGCCAAGGTGACCGTCGTCGGTGACCTCGGACCGGCGGCCGGCCTCCTCGACCTCCTGGAGGAGGCCGGGATCGCGGTCACGGCCGTCGAGCACGGGGGCCCGTACATCCAGCTCCCCGGCGAGGGGCAGCTCGTGCTCGCCGACGGCAAGACGGCGATCGAGTTCGCCGACGTCGTCTACTTCGACCTCGCCTTCGACTACCGCGGTGCCACCCGGATCGCGCTCTCCGTCAGTGAGGACACCAGCGAGCGGACGCTCGCCGAGGCCGTCGGGCTGTTCCAGAAGCTCGGCAAGAAGGTCTCCGTGATCGGCGACGTCCCGGGCATGATCGTCGCCCGGACCGTCGCGATGCTGATCGACCTCACCGCCGACGCCGTCGCGCGCGGGGTGGCGGGCGCCGAGGACATCGACACGGCGATGCGGCTCGGGGTCAACTACCCGGCGGGCCCCGCCGAATGGCACGACCGGCTGGGCCGCGACTGGGCGTACGACCTGCTGCACCACCTCGACGAGCGCTGCCCCGGCGGCCGGTACGCGCCCTCGCTGGCG